The genomic region TAAAAAATCTAGACAAAGTTTGGTTTTCTGGGTTGAAAATTTTTTTCGTAAACTGGACCGAATAACGGAACTTAACTTGGAATTCAGAAGCAAGTGTAGGATACAAATTTTCAAACATATTCGAATTTCAGGTAACCGAAAAATATTTTGATAACAACAAAGAAACTGGCAACAAACAAAGAACCAATAAAGCGATAAAAACGAATCCAAAACAGGAAGCAAAAGATGCATTTAAAACAATAAGAGACAAAACACCAAATTTAACTGCTTTACCAATCTTTGGTCCTATAGGATTTTGATAGGCTGCTATAAGAGGAGGGAAAATCATTCCCAAATGCAAAAGGACAAATGGAAAATTAAAATAAAGATTCCCTAAGAAAAAAGAAAGGAACAATTGAGAAAAAATCACAATTATATACAATACACCCGCAACAACTAAGTTAGTTTTTTTTCCACCATTAACCTCGTCTCGACTAATCATAGTGATAGCAGCGATATAAACGATCGGGAAAAGAGAAAGGAAAAGCTGATTGGATCTAATATTTGTTACCAAACTCATTCCTAAAATCAAATTACCACCGCGACAAATCCCCATAACCACTGGACCTAAAACCGAATGGTGTTTCGCAAAACGATTGTAAGTTAGAATTCCGAAAACAATAAAGAGGGCTATCCATCCACTTTGTGTTTGATATAAAAAGGAAAATGTAATACCAAGTCCTAAAAGGATACTGCCAAAAAAAAAGGCTGAACGTTTAGAAACCTTGCCAGTTGGGATTGGACGTTCCGGTCTTTCCTTAGCATCAATCACTGCATCGAAATAATCATTTAATACAACACCTCCACCATACAAACAAACAGT from Leptospira meyeri harbors:
- the eboC gene encoding UbiA-like protein EboC (EboC, a homolog the polyprenyltransferase UbiA, belongs to system of proteins involved in the trafficking of precursor metabolites to an extracytoplasmic compartment so that the biosynthesis of certain natural products, such as scytonemin, can be completed.): MNLKAYLTLLRPANVITALADILAGMAIVGFVWKDNSPVFLFLSTVCLYGGGVVLNDYFDAVIDAKERPERPIPTGKVSKRSAFFFGSILLGLGITFSFLYQTQSGWIALFIVFGILTYNRFAKHHSVLGPVVMGICRGGNLILGMSLVTNIRSNQLFLSLFPIVYIAAITMISRDEVNGGKKTNLVVAGVLYIIVIFSQLFLSFFLGNLYFNFPFVLLHLGMIFPPLIAAYQNPIGPKIGKAVKFGVLSLIVLNASFASCFGFVFIALLVLCLLPVSLLLSKYFSVT